A genomic segment from Candidatus Poseidoniia archaeon encodes:
- a CDS encoding 50S ribosomal protein L16, with the protein MAKKNPAHMFRGKKPGYTRAKYIGGIPASRITQFDVGAPGAKFDPEVIVTLSADEKCLIRHNALEAARITANRHIMTAAGREGYHLKIRVYPHQVLRHNKVATGAGADRVSQGMRLSFGKPVGVAAKVRQGQKLITLRTSSKFADDAKEALRKSSHKLPTPCHIEVSGSN; encoded by the coding sequence ATGGCGAAGAAGAACCCGGCGCACATGTTCCGCGGCAAGAAGCCCGGCTACACGCGCGCCAAGTATATCGGCGGCATTCCAGCCAGTCGAATTACCCAGTTCGACGTCGGCGCGCCCGGGGCGAAATTCGACCCGGAGGTCATCGTGACGCTCAGCGCCGACGAGAAATGCCTGATTCGCCACAACGCGCTGGAGGCGGCGCGCATCACCGCCAACCGGCACATCATGACCGCCGCGGGCCGCGAAGGCTACCATCTCAAGATACGTGTCTACCCGCATCAGGTGCTGCGGCACAACAAGGTCGCCACCGGAGCGGGGGCGGACCGTGTCTCGCAGGGGATGCGGCTCTCGTTCGGCAAGCCGGTCGGCGTCGCTGCCAAGGTGCGCCAGGGGCAGAAGCTGATTACGCTGCGCACCTCGAGCAAGTTCGCCGACGACGCCAAGGAAGCGCTGCGCAAGTCGTCGCACAAGCTCCCGACCCCGTGCCACATCGAGGTCAGCGGGTCGAACTGA
- a CDS encoding DEAD/DEAH box helicase: MSFSELGIAPAIVEVLEGQGITESFEVQAEAIPAMMQGKDVCCRAPTGSGKTLAFGLPLISRCKPAHPRYPTALIVTPTRELAEQICKVLKPLGKPQKLGVMAVYGGTSYAKQRQRLEQGVEIVVACPGRLIDLMEKGMLKLDDVGTVVLDEADRMADMGFIDPVCHILDNCSGKRQTILFSATLDDEVSVLIRKYQDHPFKIEVGPKEVSMESMQHFFWMVHNTGKSRLASTAVKQGGRSMIFCRTRRGVDRVGKELRATDLKVATIHGGLSQNQRDRAMERFIHGDCMALVATDVAARGIDVEGVQCVIHYDPPENGKAYKHRSGRTARAGAHGTVISLVQSPQKGDFIKIQRQAGINANFTSPEFGKLPERVEYTSSQPSGKAGHSTHRGRPGKTEEFSLQNKVDRTVERAFSFRKNKSRNKYGGKNHSGASNGGKRPGHSSGGYRKGGGRPSNGKSQNWKQGRPTNGKSQNWKQGSSSHSGGGSPDRGGGWSKNRKPQNWKRGRRSSRSHSKKNYRS; the protein is encoded by the coding sequence ATGAGTTTTTCAGAACTTGGCATAGCGCCAGCCATTGTCGAAGTCCTTGAAGGGCAGGGCATCACGGAATCGTTCGAAGTTCAGGCCGAGGCCATACCTGCCATGATGCAGGGGAAGGATGTCTGCTGCCGGGCTCCGACCGGCTCGGGAAAGACTCTGGCGTTCGGCCTGCCCCTCATCTCGCGCTGCAAGCCAGCACACCCGCGTTACCCCACCGCGTTGATTGTCACGCCCACCCGGGAACTGGCAGAACAGATTTGCAAGGTCCTGAAGCCCCTGGGCAAGCCGCAAAAGTTAGGCGTAATGGCAGTATATGGTGGAACTTCATACGCCAAGCAGCGCCAGCGGCTTGAGCAGGGCGTCGAGATTGTAGTCGCCTGCCCCGGTCGCCTGATTGACCTGATGGAAAAGGGAATGCTGAAGCTGGACGACGTGGGAACGGTGGTCCTCGATGAGGCTGACCGCATGGCTGACATGGGATTCATCGACCCGGTGTGCCATATCCTGGACAACTGCTCCGGGAAACGACAGACAATCCTCTTCAGCGCGACCCTCGATGATGAAGTTTCAGTCCTGATTCGCAAATACCAGGACCATCCCTTCAAAATCGAAGTCGGACCGAAGGAGGTCAGCATGGAGAGCATGCAGCATTTCTTCTGGATGGTCCACAACACCGGCAAATCCCGGCTAGCCAGTACTGCCGTGAAGCAGGGCGGGCGCAGCATGATTTTCTGCCGCACGCGCCGGGGAGTTGACCGGGTCGGCAAGGAACTGCGAGCCACAGACCTGAAGGTGGCCACAATCCACGGTGGCCTCAGCCAGAACCAGCGCGACCGGGCGATGGAGCGCTTCATCCACGGCGACTGCATGGCGCTGGTGGCGACCGATGTCGCCGCCCGCGGTATCGACGTCGAGGGCGTCCAGTGCGTGATTCATTACGACCCCCCGGAGAATGGCAAGGCGTACAAGCACCGCAGCGGGAGGACCGCACGCGCCGGGGCGCACGGGACCGTCATATCACTCGTGCAGTCTCCCCAGAAAGGCGACTTCATCAAAATCCAGCGACAGGCTGGAATAAACGCAAATTTCACGTCTCCCGAATTCGGCAAGCTGCCGGAGCGGGTGGAATATACATCATCCCAGCCCAGCGGCAAGGCAGGCCACTCGACACACAGGGGCCGTCCCGGAAAAACTGAAGAATTTTCATTGCAGAACAAGGTCGACCGGACTGTTGAACGAGCATTTTCCTTCAGGAAGAATAAATCCCGGAACAAATACGGGGGCAAGAATCACTCAGGAGCTTCCAATGGCGGAAAGCGACCCGGCCATTCCAGTGGTGGCTATCGCAAAGGTGGCGGCCGCCCGTCTAACGGCAAGTCACAGAACTGGAAACAGGGTCGGCCGACCAATGGCAAGTCACAGAACTGGAAACAGGGGAGTTCCAGCCATTCCGGTGGCGGGTCGCCTGACAGGGGCGGCGGCTGGTCAAAGAATCGAAAGCCCCAGAACTGGAAGCGGGGTCGCCGGTCCAGCCGGTCACATTCGAAAAAGAATTATAGAAGCTGA
- the sucC gene encoding ADP-forming succinate--CoA ligase subunit beta, producing the protein MNIHEYQAKAIFRDYGVATLEGRLALTPDEAEAACAALGGELWVVKAQVHAGGRGKGGGIRLCRSPGEARDAAEALLGSQLVTPQTGPEGVAVRAVYVEAGCDIARELYLGMVLDRERERMVMMASTEGGVEIEAVAAATPEKILKAELEPSGALPPAAARELAQGLALEGGQVDRAVEFMLALARMAQEMDCSIVEINPLVITSDDRVIALDAKVNFDDSALFRHPQLGELRDTAAEEPLETRASAAGLNYIKLDGRIGCMVNGAGLAMATMDIIKLHGGEPANFLDVGGGATAEQVTEGFRIILSDPEVEVIFVNIFGGIMRCDFIAEGIIAAAREVEIGVPLVVRLEGTNVELGRQMLDESGLALITAGDMDDGARKAIAAAGGA; encoded by the coding sequence GTGAACATCCACGAGTATCAGGCCAAGGCAATTTTCCGCGACTACGGCGTCGCGACGCTGGAGGGAAGGCTGGCGCTCACGCCCGACGAGGCGGAGGCGGCCTGCGCTGCCTTGGGCGGCGAATTGTGGGTGGTCAAGGCGCAGGTGCACGCCGGCGGCCGCGGCAAGGGCGGCGGCATCCGACTCTGCCGTTCGCCCGGCGAGGCGCGCGATGCCGCGGAGGCGCTACTCGGCTCACAGCTGGTGACGCCGCAGACCGGCCCTGAAGGCGTCGCCGTCAGGGCAGTTTACGTCGAGGCAGGGTGCGATATTGCGCGCGAGCTTTACCTCGGGATGGTGCTCGACCGCGAGCGGGAGCGGATGGTGATGATGGCTTCCACCGAGGGCGGCGTCGAAATCGAGGCGGTCGCCGCCGCGACGCCGGAGAAAATCCTGAAGGCCGAACTCGAGCCGAGTGGCGCGCTGCCGCCCGCGGCAGCGCGCGAGCTCGCGCAGGGTCTCGCGCTGGAGGGCGGGCAGGTCGACCGCGCGGTCGAGTTCATGCTCGCGCTGGCGCGAATGGCGCAGGAGATGGACTGTTCGATTGTCGAAATCAACCCACTGGTTATCACCAGCGACGACCGCGTGATTGCACTTGACGCCAAGGTCAATTTCGACGACTCGGCGCTCTTCCGGCACCCCCAGCTCGGCGAATTGCGCGACACTGCTGCCGAGGAGCCGCTCGAAACGCGCGCCAGCGCGGCGGGGCTCAACTACATCAAGCTCGACGGCCGCATCGGCTGCATGGTCAACGGCGCCGGCCTCGCGATGGCGACCATGGATATCATCAAGCTGCACGGTGGCGAGCCGGCCAACTTCCTCGACGTGGGTGGCGGCGCAACCGCCGAGCAGGTCACCGAGGGCTTCCGCATCATCCTCTCCGACCCGGAGGTCGAAGTCATCTTCGTCAACATCTTTGGCGGCATCATGCGCTGCGACTTCATCGCCGAGGGCATCATCGCCGCCGCGCGCGAAGTCGAAATTGGCGTGCCGCTGGTGGTGCGGCTCGAGGGGACCAACGTCGAGCTCGGACGCCAGATGCTCGACGAGTCGGGGCTGGCGCTGATTACCGCCGGCGACATGGACGACGGCGCGCGCAAGGCGATTGCCGCTGCCGGAGGCGCATAG
- the sucD gene encoding succinate--CoA ligase subunit alpha → MSIWLDGDSRIAVQGLTGRNGQFHARQMLDYGTPLVGGVTPGKGGSECLGLPVWDSVAEAVEAGANTSCVFVPPPFAAAAIREAADAGVGLVVAITEGIPALDMVRTKAYLADTGTRLIGPNCPGIITPGIAKVGIMPGHIHQPGDVGIVSRSGTLTYEAVDQVTRIGRGQSTCLGIGGDPVIGTPFIDVLEAFEADPATKAMVMIGEIGGSAEEAAAEFVREHVSKPVVGFIAGSTAPPGKRMGHAGAIIAGGKGTAAAKMEALRKAGIAVTENPAKLGETLAELL, encoded by the coding sequence GTGAGCATCTGGCTCGATGGCGATTCGCGCATCGCGGTGCAGGGCCTCACGGGCCGCAACGGCCAGTTCCACGCGCGACAGATGCTCGACTACGGCACGCCGCTCGTCGGCGGCGTGACCCCCGGCAAGGGTGGCAGCGAATGCCTTGGCCTGCCGGTGTGGGACAGTGTCGCCGAGGCGGTGGAGGCGGGCGCCAATACCAGCTGCGTCTTCGTCCCGCCGCCCTTTGCGGCCGCCGCAATTCGGGAGGCGGCCGACGCCGGCGTCGGGCTGGTGGTGGCTATTACCGAAGGCATTCCCGCGCTGGACATGGTGCGCACGAAGGCGTATCTCGCCGATACCGGCACGCGGCTAATCGGGCCGAACTGCCCCGGCATCATCACTCCCGGCATCGCCAAGGTGGGCATCATGCCGGGCCACATTCACCAGCCGGGCGACGTCGGCATCGTCTCGCGTTCCGGGACGCTGACCTACGAGGCGGTCGACCAGGTCACCCGTATCGGCCGCGGGCAGTCAACCTGTCTCGGCATCGGCGGCGACCCCGTTATCGGCACGCCCTTCATCGACGTGCTCGAAGCGTTCGAGGCGGACCCCGCCACGAAGGCGATGGTCATGATTGGCGAAATCGGCGGCAGCGCCGAGGAAGCTGCCGCCGAGTTCGTCCGCGAGCACGTCTCGAAGCCGGTCGTCGGCTTCATCGCCGGCAGCACCGCGCCGCCCGGCAAACGCATGGGCCACGCCGGCGCCATCATTGCCGGCGGCAAAGGCACCGCCGCGGCAAAGATGGAGGCACTGCGCAAGGCAGGCATCGCCGTCACCGAGAATCCCGCGAAATTGGGCGAGACGCTCGCGGAGCTGCTTTAG